Proteins encoded by one window of Gemmatimonadaceae bacterium:
- the gspM gene encoding type II secretion system protein GspM encodes MPYLDLTARERRTVIAGVVVSALALLIAFGVLPLARRWSQREALIASSVGQLNRLRSLVDREDELLSLLATREQSSAGARSIVTGRTAALAAASLQSAVQGYALRSRVSVNRLDVAGAPDTTGTILPMIPASLSAVGDVHGVSEFLSLLETGTPVVEIREMTIVSNSSLRDGLLQLSLTLRAPSVIE; translated from the coding sequence GTGCCGTACCTTGATTTGACCGCGCGTGAGCGACGAACCGTAATCGCCGGTGTCGTTGTGAGCGCACTCGCGCTGCTCATCGCGTTTGGGGTGCTGCCACTGGCGCGGCGGTGGTCGCAACGCGAGGCGCTGATCGCATCGAGCGTCGGGCAACTGAACAGACTGCGGTCACTGGTCGATCGTGAAGACGAGCTTCTCAGTCTGCTGGCGACGCGTGAGCAATCATCGGCGGGTGCTCGCAGCATCGTCACGGGCCGTACTGCGGCGTTAGCGGCTGCGTCGCTTCAATCCGCGGTTCAGGGTTATGCTCTCCGGTCACGCGTTTCAGTGAACCGGCTCGATGTCGCCGGGGCGCCGGATACCACCGGTACGATTCTGCCGATGATTCCAGCGTCTCTTTCGGCGGTCGGTGACGTGCACGGCGTGTCGGAATTCCTTTCGTTGCTCGAAACAGGAACACCGGTCGTGGAGATCAGGGAGATGACGATCGTTTCAAATTCCTCTCTCCGCGATGGTCTGCTCCAGCTCTCCCTCACGCTGCGCGCGCCATCGGTGATCGAATGA
- a CDS encoding PilN domain-containing protein, translating into MSRRVGLELTGDRVRAVTVSRWLSAPFESFELRWDPTAPADGVAILRQHLGNISGIALSVGIEFLHVKHVKLPPVSTMERRNILTLEPDRFFPIESGEVVVSVSGGSDIVFAADARLVESWVTAFERWAPVDTVEASPVSLARALRRGGVRDGTFQLPAAADERATAELRGGALVSARRIGSGPAEGQQQNPPAIRGVAPEFASAFGAVLGADDSPDQMLVSNSGHARISRRRMAGVTRGALNFALAVAFVLAALDRSRSRQLAAVEQEIAMVTPRAAKGASLQTRLASLNVELAATRSVTAARVSPVIVLAALSRRLPAGATVMSVRADGLVWQIEGTARDAGALIPALAADKIFEDVRFLSASSRFREGNRSYETFSIALRAVP; encoded by the coding sequence GTGAGCAGACGCGTCGGTCTCGAACTGACGGGCGACCGGGTGCGCGCGGTGACCGTGAGCCGCTGGCTGAGCGCTCCGTTCGAGAGCTTCGAGCTCCGGTGGGATCCGACTGCACCAGCCGATGGCGTCGCCATCCTTCGTCAGCACCTTGGCAATATCTCCGGGATCGCGCTGTCTGTGGGCATTGAGTTTCTGCACGTGAAGCATGTAAAACTTCCGCCCGTATCCACGATGGAAAGGCGAAACATTCTGACGCTGGAACCCGATCGTTTCTTTCCGATCGAGAGCGGCGAAGTGGTGGTGTCGGTCAGTGGTGGTTCGGATATTGTCTTTGCCGCTGATGCACGACTGGTTGAATCGTGGGTCACCGCGTTCGAGCGATGGGCTCCTGTCGATACCGTCGAGGCAAGCCCGGTATCGCTTGCCCGCGCCCTGCGGCGAGGAGGCGTGCGTGATGGAACGTTCCAGCTGCCTGCAGCAGCCGACGAGCGCGCGACCGCGGAGCTGCGTGGGGGTGCGCTCGTGTCGGCGCGGCGCATTGGAAGCGGACCTGCGGAGGGTCAGCAACAAAATCCTCCGGCGATTCGCGGCGTCGCGCCCGAGTTCGCTTCGGCGTTCGGGGCCGTTCTTGGCGCCGATGACTCCCCCGACCAGATGCTCGTGTCCAATTCCGGCCATGCGAGAATCAGCCGGCGCCGGATGGCCGGCGTCACTCGCGGGGCGCTGAACTTCGCGCTGGCTGTTGCATTTGTGCTTGCAGCGCTCGACCGTTCGCGATCGCGACAGCTTGCCGCCGTGGAGCAGGAAATCGCGATGGTCACGCCACGCGCCGCGAAGGGGGCATCGCTGCAGACCAGACTCGCGTCGCTGAATGTCGAGCTGGCCGCTACTCGAAGTGTGACCGCGGCAAGGGTCAGCCCCGTCATTGTTCTTGCGGCACTTAGCCGCCGTCTCCCCGCTGGTGCGACAGTGATGAGTGTGCGGGCGGACGGACTCGTGTGGCAGATCGAGGGCACGGCGCGAGATGCAGGTGCATTGATACCGGCACTGGCCGCGGACAAAATCTTCGAGGATGTACGATTCCTTTCGGCGAGCTCGAGATTCCGAGAGGGCAACAGGAGCTACGAAACGTTCTCGATTGCCCTGCGTGCCGTACCTTGA